The following DNA comes from Capsicum annuum cultivar UCD-10X-F1 chromosome 7, UCD10Xv1.1, whole genome shotgun sequence.
ttgggggtatttattggtgtttcaaaataagtgaatcattgaattttttttcaaatttgcccctataatttgacaaccaattaacttttgaaaaggtattacaaggtcaactttttctttttttggataaaaatgaaaagttgtgttaaatttatgtctttaatgtttttttcttaatatgtgtgccaaaatccaacaattcatttattatgaaacggagggagtattaaataGTAGTAAACAATACATTCCATCCAAACATTTTATCGTATTGTACAGTACAATACCATACCATACTGTACATGATGAAATCAtggaaaaccaccatccaaacacaGTGTGAGAGAACTATTTTATTGATAGTGTTTATATCTAAAGAAAGTCCCAACCCCCACTCCTCCCTTCCAATATAGGCAAGGTCAAGGTTTCTGTCAACTATGGGATAGCTACTGAATGTTCTGATATGTTTCTCTTGTACATATGATGGATTTCCCATCAGCTTTCTAAAAAAATGATGAACTTCATAAGCTGTTTCATTTCTTGTGAATTTTATTCGAGGTTGCCAGCATGTACAAAGATGATCAACATTTCTGATAATCAACGAGCCTAGGGAGAGTAAGGTGACCTTGACGCAGAATGCAATGTTGGCTTATTTTTTCAGCTGAAATTCATCTGGGAGACAGGCTTTGCTGTAACAAACATTTGAGCAACATCTTAAATagttcaatattattttatttggttacTTAGATACAGCCTCTTGCAGGAGTGCAGGGTAAGTCTGCGTACAAGAGACCCTTGTGGTCCTGCCCTTCCCCGACccgcgcatagcgggagcttagtgcactgggctgcacATTTTACTTAGATACTTAAAAGGAATCAGAAGCATAATACAATCAGTTCAGTTCTTTGGCCATTGTTTTGAGAACTTAATAAAAGAGAGCTCTTGAGAAAGTCTATGAAGGAAGTACTGCTTTGGTGCTTACACGTTAACATTTGCTTGTAATAATGATCACGAGCTAGAAGAAGCAGTATACCAGCTTCTGGTGCTTTCTATTACTAGTCTATATATGTGCAAAATATGTAAATGTATGGTTTAATTTTGGGAGATTCTTCGCAAGTCATTATTCTTATCTCTGTTGGTGGTGCCTGCTGAGATACTGTTTGttatttgtcctttttctagCATTTTCACTGAAGAAAGGTTGGAGCGGTTAACAAAGCAAGTTGGTGATCTTGATTTTGATTCACTTGTGATTGATGATAAGGAAgaagattttgaagaaaatccTCCCAGCAGATTTTTGGAAGAAACAACTCAGTACATCCTGAATGGAACTGTAGAAAGCCCACAACCAATCACTGCAGATTCTATAATTAGTGAAACTGTGGGTGACAAGTCTCATCTGGAGTATAGAGTTGCAAAAGGGGACGTACTCCCAAAGGATGGAAGTGATAACAGGGAACGTATGGTTGGTAATGATATAGATGTTGCTAATGAAGAATTTATACTTGGAAGGCAAGTCCATGAAGCTTTTGATAATTCCACTGATGATTACAAACAGCTGGTAGAAAAGGGTGTACCAAATGCTGTTTTGCCACTTCTAAGTTATAATCAGTGCGAAAGTTCTGAATCTTCCCCTAGGTATATTACTTCATATTTGGCTtttagtaattttcttttctttctgatcTGTCTCATAAATGTGTGACCCTTTTGCTCTGCACTATATCTATTGTGTCCAAAATATTGAAAGAACATCTTACTGGAAGTTGGTAGTTTTTGCCGGCAACTCCTAAGTCCTACCTCTATGAAGTGCTTTTATTTGTGGATACAGCTTCCAGGGCTCTCGTAGTGAAGATAGACATTTTAGaagtgattttgatgaaattgaagcTGAGGAAGCATCTTTTTCTGGTCAAGATGATTCAAGCCAGTATAGTGATATAGTAGAATGGGCTAAGGTTTGAATCTTATTTGGCGCATACccaattaaaattttcaagttaCGGCTTGTCATTAGTGGGTTATCCAGGTCTTCTCTGATCCCTTCATTCTCCTTCACCTTCCAGGCCAATAATCATGGATCTTTGCAGATACTATGTGAATATTACCAGCTAAAATGTCCTGTAAGGGGCTCAACAATTAAGTTCCATCCTCTGGATCACCTTCATCCTTTAGAATATTATAGACCTGATGAAGCACTTTTACACGTTGCTGGGTCGACAATTGACTTAAAATCATGCAGGTCAAGTTTGGAATTAGCAGAGGTAAATTCTTTTTTGGCGATTTCtggttttattatattttcatcattgAAGAGTGAAGGACCGGGGGTGGGCTGAGAGATGTCATGTTTTATGGTTGAGAAATGGTTTATCCAGCTAGCTACGACTTTCAATAGTTGGTATTCCATGCATTATCAGCTTATGTTAATTTGGTTTCCGTAATACAGGCTCACAATGCACTCATGGTGGAAGAGGAAGCAACTGCATTATCAGTTTGGGCTGTTGCATGCTTATGTGGCTCATTGCGGCTTGAACATGTGCGTGATGATACTAACCACCTAAATATAACCATTCAATTGAATGATTGACGCACTAATTTGTCTGCTtgactataataaataaaaatgttcCAAGACTACTGTAAAGCCTTTTGACCTTTATCAGAAATGATGGCCTCTTGTCACCAAATTTTTTGAAGAGAAGTGCAATGCCAGATGGGAGATGGGTCACTGGAGAGGAGTTCTGATTTAAAGAGAAAATGTAGGCATTGATTTCATACTTGTAGACAGGAACGTGTGTGATGTGCTCCAATCTTTGACTTAATGTAATGGGTTTGAAGTGGAAAACCACTACAAAATTCTGGCTTGCAGACACGGATTTActtgaatattattgaaataacggaaaagggacaaatatacccCCAAACTATtataaatgatacatatatacccttcgtcatactttgggtataCAAATGCCCCTTTCGTTAATGAAATGATACGTATATGCCCCTCACACTAACGGGaggggcatatgtgtacccaaagtatgatggAGGGTACATATgcaccatttatcatagtttgggggtatatttatcccttttctattttaattttctattatcCCAAATAATTAATCAAAACCTTCTACTGACCCAATAAACTCATCGAATTTGATTTCAAACCAATTTGACCTGACCTTTTTTTTTGTTCCAAACCCGATACTCCCTCTGTTTTTCTCTTAAACATGACCTGCAATCAAATTGCAGTGATTGGTCGTTGCTGCTAGTTGGTGTTTACTAGTTGGAGGGAGTGGAGATTAGGtcgaaggtggttggagttaggGGTGCAGCGATGGTTAGTTGGCGAGGTGTTTTCGGTTCGACAGAAATGGTGCTCTGTGGTGTTGATTGGTGGTGGATAGTATTTTTTTTGATAGAATTTTGCTGAAACTTAGAGCGCGAAGGGTTCAAtttatttggtgttgtttttgggtgttttgggttaatgtttttttttttttttgaaaatggtaGTAGTGAGTGTTACtatattgtgtgtgtatatagatataggggtgggaaaaacGCGTCTGTTAGATATGCGTCTCTTGGATTATTGTTGGGACTGGATCGGGTAGTTGGTTTATTGGGTCGGTTGTGGGTTTGGGttaattatttgggataaaaaaattaaaatagtaaagagataaatatacccctaaactatgataaatggtacgtatatacttTCCGTCATACTTTGGATACATATATGCGCTTACCGTTAGTGTGAGGGGGatatacgtaccatttcattAACGGTAGGAGCATATGTGTGCCCAAAGTATAACGGGGGGTATATATGTATTCTTTATATAGTTAGGGGTATATTTGTCCCTTCTCCGTTGAAATAATGAACATCATGTTAAAAGGGTATgactaatttttatttcttatgaCATGATAGTTTTCTTTTCACTGTCCTTAAAATTAATCATTTGTATTAATATTGTCCTATTTCTAAGCTGTTATGGCAGCAATACTCTTGTGGAGGCCTCCAGATTATTGCTCAATATGAAAGAAGAAGGTTAAGGGAAAAATGTTTCTTACCAGCAGTATGGGGGATGGGtttattcttttgatttttgagaattgCTCAAGCTATATAAATAGTGATTTACCCAATTATCGCCAACGTTTTTTGCACTGAGTTTTGGAATAATGAATTCCTTCACCCTCTTTTATCTAGTTGTATACTTAAGTTTATTTATTCTCTCCATGTTGTCTATGAACATTCTTGCATGCTTGTTAAAGTCTTTTTTATATTGGTAAACACACTTGTCCAATTGGCTAGGAAGCACTGGTCTTATGCTCGTCAAAGTCTTTTGACACTATTGTTCCTACTCACATTTTATAGGTGCTGACATTGTTTGTGGGAGCTTTGCTGGAGAAGCAAATTGTAGTGGTTTGTACAAATTTGGTAAGTATCAGTTTGCGGCATCTTTTCTGTGGTGTAGATTCAGTTAGTTTGGCATCAGAGGAGTGCTGTTTTGATTTCACATTCTGAATGCTTTCTTAATTAGTCTGTTCTGCCTAGTAGGCAGCATAGTTTATTGTTGCAAAGATTGATTTTATCTTCCCTATACATGTAACATGTTTGGTGAAGAATTCTTTCTTGATCCACATTCCCTTAGTATTAGCATGATTTTTTGAAGCTGGTATCTTTGGGAGCCACAAAACTTGATGCAGAATCTAATTTTTAGTACTTAATTGCAGGGAATATTGTCGGCATGCATTCTGTCCATTATCCCTTTGATTCGTCCTTATCAGTGGCAAAGCTTGTTGATGCCGGTAAATTTCTTTTGACAATGAATGTTTTCCGCAGGGATCTATTGCGTTTCTGATGTAACCGACTTTCTTGGTGTGTGAATTGCCCAGGTTTTGCCTAATGACATGCTGGATTTTCTGGATGCACCTGTTCCCTATATAGTGAGTATATCATGTCTTAGGATTTTCTGTCTTTCATGATTGTCTCCCAAAGAAATGTATAAGCAAAGAGGTTTTGTTGGAAGTTAGATGAGGCTATTCTTGAAATGATTGGAGTACTTGAATGAAGGGTTTGTTTCATTTTGGCTGAAAGTTGATGGGCTTGTAGGTGCACTCGTCGTCAGTAATGAATGTTTTCTTGACTATCTTGTTATATCATGTGCCCTGATACCATTTGTCAGCTTTTCCTTTGATATCTTGTGCTATTGGGAAATCATTCAGTATGTTTATCCTGCATTTAGCTGATCTCATCTGTGCAAGAATGTATTGTTTCTTGCATATTATCAAAATGTATCTATCTTTCCGGGGATTTTGTGTTGCCAATTAATCAAATTGTTTGTCCTGTTTGAGTGCTTCCTATGATGACCACAACAACATACCCACATATTATTTTCGACAAATTATTCTTAGGTCACAAGGGGTCGTTTCTGGTGCATTAACTTATATCTATATGTTTTTTTTCCTTACCTTTGAGTAGGTAGGTGTGAAGAACAAGACCTCTGAGGTTCAGTCAAAGCTAACAAATGCCATCCTTGTAGATGCAAACAAGAACCAGGTTTGTGAACGGGTCATTTCTATTGCATTAGCTGAAAGTAACCGTTTGCATGACTGTCCAGCAGACTGTCTTCTTAGATTTTGTTTTCAGAACTTCATTACTGAGTACTGTATGGATGTTGTGAATTTTGTTGTTGCTTGTTATTAAGTTTTCTAAGAGGGATGTTCTTTTCCTTTGTATTACATTCAAAATCAGGTGAAATCACCAACTTTACCACAACTTCCGCAACAAAAGGAGTTGTACTCTTCCTTAAGTCCTTACCATGCAAAGCTGGTGGGAGAAAGTTATCTGGCAAGGAAGAGGCCGGTTTATGAGTGCACAGATGTCCAGGTATTGCTGAATGTCTCATTGCTCCCCTTCTATTCCTTCATTTGTCCCTTGCCACAGGGGCAGCCATGATTTATTTTTGACTCATCTTATGTAGCTGATTGCGTCCAGCTAATGTGACTTATTTACTTGTTTTTCCTGGAAATAGCATGTATAAAGCATTAATAATTGAACGTTTGACGTTTGATCACTGTCCGTGTGTTTGTTAACTTCTAGTCTATTGTACATcaagaagcaaaagaaaaaatgaagataGAAGGACAAATGAATCTAATTATGCCTTCAGTTGGAATTAGTAAATGGGTTAAGTTAAAATGTTGTGAGGTCTAGTCCGTCCATTTTTGGAGCCTCACGAACTAGAACTCAATTTTAGTtcgttttcctctttttttttctatttttttttttttaatcttggtTTGATGACGGTGTTGTTTAGGCTAGCTTGCATGCACCTCAACTATTGCACCGGGTACGTAATATTTTTCTGCCTACCAAGGCTTGGGCAAATGCGAAGAAATCATGTACTCCCTCcttcccaatttatgtggcacttttcagattttaagattcAAAAAAGTCTTATCTTTGACcgtaattttttatatatcttttaaatattttgaattgtcaaATATTGTGACTTATAGTATTTTTTCACGTAGTTTTCGACTatataaatttgatttgaaaaataaattaaaatttcattCCCAAATTCATGATCAAACCTAAATTGTTTGACTTTCGGGAAACGAaaagtgccacataaattgggacaaaagGAGTAGTGATTTTTGCTTCTATGGGATTTGAACTTGAGACCTCCTAATTCTCCTCGCTCTTTATTGACCACAAGGCCAGACCTTGGGTGCAAATATGTTGCCCTGTCCTTGTTAGAGGGAGTCTCAATTTTCCTCCCCTTCGGAGTGTTTAATCACTTCCTTACCGTTCTAAGCTCCATCCCTTTGCAAATGCTCATATTCCTTTCCTTCTGAATGGATAACCACttatttgaccattttaacccttaTCCCTTTCGTTGATGCTCATTTTGTCTTGGTAGCTTACCTTTTCTCCTTTTGACTGAGATCCCAAAAACGATTAACCAGAATGGGTAAATGGTAAATTGGAGGTTCCTTTTATGGGGGTAAAAAGGTACCCTGCTAAGGGAGAGCTTATGATTCTTTATCCGTATGCTTATAGAAGGTTGTTTTCTGCATGGGCAGAGGGGGAATGAATTGTTATCAGAAACAGCCTAGTTTTTGTGAAGCTGTTTGCAAAAGTATGTAATCCCAATGAAGTCATCGCACCGCCAGTGGACCATCTTGCTAATTGAATTGTAAATTGGTAGAAATGATAAGATTGGTGAATTGTTGAGACATGGTACGTATCATTTGTAATTGCATACCTGAGTACTTCTTCTTTTCTATGAAACATTTAAAATGTAAACTGAAGGTGTATAGGGTAGCTAGTGGAGTTTATTGAAGATAGTTGTTGGTGTTTA
Coding sequences within:
- the LOC107877913 gene encoding uncharacterized protein LOC107877913 isoform X1 translates to MEKIEESGSPGWGASFFQTTEDVARAVAAAAAAVRSPRPSVVYSSKDDSGSQLQKFQRQVTRLMKGLSSPPEVKSGPYNPEILTSQKRQWARFQLQSLDHRVWKEPSRLFESMVVVGLHPNCDIQALQRLYFSRKLDGPGRFRSALGGQSQSRVEPNLEPQILFVYPPEKQLPLKHKDLLSFCFPAGVVVHAVERTPSMSELNEILLGQEHLKQNDLSFVFRLQVADNSTLYGCCVLVEEMVQKPSGLLSMISDGQHSLGISRQVLTTRRCYCILSRLPFFDLHFGVLHSIFTEERLERLTKQVGDLDFDSLVIDDKEEDFEENPPSRFLEETTQYILNGTVESPQPITADSIISETVGDKSHLEYRVAKGDVLPKDGSDNRERMVGNDIDVANEEFILGRQVHEAFDNSTDDYKQLVEKGVPNAVLPLLSYNQCESSESSPSFQGSRSEDRHFRSDFDEIEAEEASFSGQDDSSQYSDIVEWAKANNHGSLQILCEYYQLKCPVRGSTIKFHPLDHLHPLEYYRPDEALLHVAGSTIDLKSCRSSLELAEAHNALMVEEEATALSVWAVACLCGSLRLEHVLTLFVGALLEKQIVVVCTNLGILSACILSIIPLIRPYQWQSLLMPVLPNDMLDFLDAPVPYIVGVKNKTSEVQSKLTNAILVDANKNQVKSPTLPQLPQQKELYSSLSPYHAKLVGESYLARKRPVYECTDVQVEAAKSFLAVLRSYLDSLCSSLRSHTITNVQSNDDKVSLLLKESFIESFPSRDRPFMKLFLDTQLFSVHTDFVLSFFQKE
- the LOC107877913 gene encoding uncharacterized protein LOC107877913 isoform X2, which codes for MEKIEESGSPGWGASFFQTTEDVARAVAAAAAAVRSPRPSVVYSSKDDSGSQLQKFQRQVTRLMKGLSSPPEVKSGPYNPEILTSQKRQWARFQLQSLDHRVWKEPSRLFESMVVVGLHPNCDIQALQRLYFSRKLDGPGRFRSALGGQSQSRVEPNLEPQILFVYPPEKQLPLKHKDLLSFCFPAGVVVHAVERTPSMSELNEILLGQEHLKQNDLSFVFRLQVADNSTLYGCCVLVEEMVQKPSGLLSMISDGQHSLGISRQVLTTRRCYCILSRLPFFDLHFGVLHSIFTEERLERLTKQVGDLDFDSLVIDDKEEDFEENPPSRFLEETTQYILNGTVESPQPITADSIISETVGDKSHLEYRVAKGDVLPKDGSDNRERMVGNDIDVANEEFILGRQVHEAFDNSTDDYKQLVEKGVPNAVLPLLSYNQCESSESSPSFQGSRSEDRHFRSDFDEIEAEEASFSGQDDSSQYSDIVEWAKANNHGSLQILCEYYQLKCPVRGSTIKFHPLDHLHPLEYYRPDEALLHVAGSTIDLKSCRSSLELAEAHNALMVEEEATALSVWAVACLCGSLRLEHVLTLFVGALLEKQIVVVCTNLGILSACILSIIPLIRPYQWQSLLMPVLPNDMLDFLDAPVPYIVGVKNKTSEVQSKLTNAILVDANKNQVKSPTLPQLPQQKELYSSLSPYHAKLVGESYLARKRPVYECTDVQRGNELLSETA